One Burkholderia vietnamiensis LMG 10929 genomic window, GAGCCTGGCAAGAATGCGTGGCCGGTGGTCGGCGCGACGTTCGTGCTGTTGCATACGGTACAGGATAAGCCGGAGCAGGCGAAGGAAACGCTCAAGTTCTTCGACTGGTCATTCAGGAACGGCACTGCGGCCGCCGACAGTCTCGACTACATTTCGCTGCCGCAATCGGTGATCAGCGAGATCGAGGGCCAATGGAAGGTCAAGGTCAAGGATACGACCGGCAACCCCGTCGCCCCCTGATCACGCCACGCATCCCCCTGAAGCGCTCAAGGGCGTATCAGGGGGAGATGGACATATACAGGCGCGACATGGCGGGAATCGGGTCGTTTCTTCTCAGCTTGCTCTATGAGGAAAAACGACTCGAACGCTGAGTCCCCGTGTGTCTTCCCGATTGGTCAAATGCAACTCCGCTTGGTGATGCTCCGCGATACTTTGCACGATTGAGAGGCCCAGGCCTGTACCCGAAGCGGGCTGGCCCGCACCGCGATAGAAACGCTCCCACACTCGCGTCAACTCGTTATCGGGGATACCGGGCCCGGTATCTCGAACTTCCAGTACTGGACGATCTCCGTCCTTCTCGACCACGACATCGATGCATGCGCCCGCGCCAGCGTACCGGATCGCATTGTCGACCAGATTGTTAAGCAAAATCCGCAGCTCTTCCTGACTTCCACGAACGATCACGGCGCGCGGGGCAACCAACCCCAGGTCGACATGATGCGCCTGCGCAACGCGTTCCCGATCGCTCACGACGGAAAGCGCGATCGCGGCAATGTCGATCCGTTCGGACAGGGCCTCCGGGGCCTGCGGCGCGAGGCGCGCCAGCGTCAGCAGTTGCTCCGCCAGATGCGCGAGCCTGGACGTACCGATTCGAATCTGCGTGACTATCGCATCGCGTTCCTGTTCGTCCCGGACAAGGGGAAGCAGTTCGGCCTGGATGCCGAGCCCCATGATCGGTGTGCGCAGTTCATGAGCGGCGTCGGCGATAAAGCGGCGCTGTATGGAAAACGACTGGTCGAGTCGGCGCAGGAGATCGTTGATGGCGTCGGCCAAGGGAACGACTTCGCCGGGCATCGTTGCCGTGTCGATCGACTGCATGTTGTCGGCGTCGCGCCGTCGAAGTGTCGATGCGATCTCGCGAAGCGGGTGCAATCCGTAGCCGATGCCGAACCATAGAAAGAGCGCAAGAACGGGGAGCAACGATAGAACCGGCCACAGCAGATGCATTGCGATTTCCGCGACTGCCTCCCAGCGTGCGCGCTGCACCTGCGCGACACGAATCAGGGTGTCACCGCTCCGATACACGTAGGTATGCCATAGCTGCCCTCGACTGGCGACGTCCGCGAGCCCGGGGCCTTGTGGCGGGGGCAGCAACGAGTCGGGGTCGGTGCTGAAAAGAACACCCGATCCACGCCAGATTTCAAGCAATACGCCGTGCGATTGCTGGCCCGACAAGCTGGTGTCGTCACTTTGCCTGACACCCGTCAGTGACAGGCGGCCGTTGGCATCGACGTTCACGTGCCGGGCGACCGCCTTCAACTGATCGCTCAGCAACTCGTCGATTTCGGTCAACGCACCCCAGTACGTGGTTGCGCTGGCGATTACGCCAATCAACAATGTCGCGGGCACGAGCCAGAGCAGGAGTCTGCGCCTGAGCGATTTCATCCAGGTGCTCCGATTCGATAGCCGATGCCTCGTACGGTCACGATGACGTCCGTACCGAGCTTCTGGCGCAGATGGTGAATGTGAACCTGGACCGTGTTGCTCTCGACTTCCTCGTTCCATCCGTAGAGGCATTCCTCGAGTTGCTCACGCTTAACGATCCCCTTTGGACGGCGGATCAGTTCCTCCAGGATGGCAAACTCCCGCGCCGTAAGCGGCACTTCTTCGGCCCGGAGCCAGACGCGGTGTTGCGCGGGATCGAGCCGCAGTGTGCCGGACTGGAACACGGTTTGCGGGCTTCCCGTTTGCCTGCGGAAAACGACGCGGATGCGCGCGAGCAGCTCTTCCAGCGCGAAAGGCTTGACAAGGTAGTCATCCGCACCGGCATCCAGGCCGGCCACGCGATCGCCAATGGCATCGCGGGCCGTGACGATGATGACCGGCGTCGGATCGTTTCGTTGGCGCAACCTTGCGAGAACCGATGAACCGTCTTCGCCGGGGAGTCCCAGATCGAGCAGGATCAGACCGTATTGTGTGGAGCGCAATGCGGTCGACGCGGCCTCGCCGTCCCGAACCCAGTCGACAGCAAACCCCGAATGCCGTAGCCCGCGCAGCAAACCATTGCCAATCAGCGCATCGTCCTCTACTACCAAAACGCGCATGCCGACTCCGTTTCGGTTGATCGCGATGACATGATCGCTGCATTGCCCTCTGGCAGGGCATACGAAAGCGAATCGAACCGCGGCACGGGATTGATCGCTGCCTTTTTGGCAAGGCGCCCGGAAAGTTCGCTGGAAATCGTCGCTGCCAGTACCGCATACCGCACCGTTGAATCCATCGCCATAGCCTCTCGACAGTCGCGGATCGACGCCCGCTTCGAAAGATCATGATGACGCTTGCTTAAGGAATGGTTAACGGGTGCCGCACACGACGAACGTCAATCTTGGCGGCTTGCCGCCACGCGTGCGCATTGCGAGCGAGATGGTGGGGCTGACATGCAAGCTTGGCCACTTTGCCAATTAAAGCGCCGGGGGGATGCCCTAAGCTTTCCATAAGGTTGTCGAGCTACGCTGGTCGCATCTGTCGTTCGGATCCATTTGCGACGGAGCCGATACGGCTCGATCCCGGGCAGCGAGCGGGAGCGCGAGGGGAATTGATGCGATGCCCGCATGCCCGGCGTCGAACCAAGCAACGCCGTGCCGTCGAACCGACAGCGAACAACTTGAATTTCGTCACGATGTGAAGGACAGGAGCCGCGACCGCGGAACAAATCTATGAAACCGCCTATCAATGCCTTGCTGGCTTTAGCACTTGCCGTGGTTCCCGCGTTTGCTTCCGCAAAAGTTCAGGGTACCGGTATCGCGATCGCGGATGTGACGCTCGAGCGTGTAAGGGTCGAACGTGAAGATCATGCGATTGATGACGCTCGACGCGCGGCGGAGCGACGGATGTCGACGACATCGCCCTACGGGAAGGGTGCGCCTAGCCTTGACGCCGCGAAGGCGGTGCAGCGCTAGTGCATCGGCTGAGGTTTGCCCGGTTGATCGATGGGGACGGCATTTCGCTCTTCGGGTGGATGCGCATACCGTGAACGGTCCAAATTCCCCGCCTCCCACGCTGCAGGGCAAACCGGACAACAGGATTTCCGGAATGACTGGCCGAGTCATTCCGGCACCGTGCACATTTGATCCGAAGTTCCTGAAGCGGTGCGATCGAGCTGCCAGGAATCAGTGATGCCGGTACAACTGGCTCTGGTCATTCTTCCACACATGCCGTCCCGACGCGGCCTGGTTAGCAGGCTCGCTTCCGACACCGCTACCAGTTTGTTCAGGCGAAATGCGCCGCTCGGAGGCCTGAAGCAAGTCGGGGTAGCTGGGATCCTTGCGTGACGGAAAATACCCGGCTTTTTCGATCTGAATCAATTGCGCACGCACCTGAGCGCGGGTAAGCGGAACATTGCCGGATTGGGCAAACGACATCATTGGGGGCAGCGCGGCCAGCGACACAGCGAGCAGTTTGAGTTTCACGTTCATGATCAGTCTCTCTATAAAGTTGCGTATTTCCGGTGCGAAGGAAGATGACTTGCATCCGGTAACGTAAGATTCGCATTCCAAACTTAAGATGCGGTTAACTTGATGTATAGAAAAACGACATGATCGATATACTCGATTGAGATTGTGTTCATGAAAAGTATTGCTGACCGGATCGCCTGAATTCCGTGTCCCTTGCGAGTGCTCGCCAGGCGGGCCGAATTTCACGTAGGAATCCGGCATAGCTAAGGTAAGGCTAAGTCTCTCGACGTACCGTTCGGCTTGCGCAAGTTCCTGCGCTTCGCCCAAGACGAATCATGTATCGCTATACCCGACTTCTGTTCTTACCGTTCTGGTCGCAGCGGGTGTCGCCGCAGCTTATGCCGAGAACGGCGACGGGGAAATCGCCGCAATGTCGATCGTGCACGCACCCGTGACGCTCGCACATGCAGCGACAGCCGCCGAACTGCACGTACACGGCAAGGCTGCGCGGGCGGAGTATGAAAATTCAAGGCAAGGCTGGGTGTACGACGTCGAGGTGGCCGGTGACGGCAAGGCATACGACGTTCGCGTCGACGCGAACAAGGGAACCGTCCTCGCATCCGCCGTCGACAGTGCCGATCGTGACGACCACGACACGCTCGACTGAGACGGCGCCGTGCATCGTCAAAGCATTGATGCGATGCACTGGATTCGTTGCTCGGCCGGAGCATCGTTAACGCGCACTTAAGGTGGGAAACGAGAAAATTTTCATGTACAGCGCGACGCGACACTATCGATTGCATTTCGCTTTCTAGTCTTACTACCTTGGCGTCAACAATGGTTGATTACACTCTGTCTAGCCGTTGGAAGTCGGCATCGTTATGCGTTGCGTTGTGCGGCTTCATCACCGGTTGCACGACCTATCACGCAAAGCCGCTTTTTCGAGCATCGACCGCGCTGTCTCAGCACGACCTCGATCGCTTCGAGATCGATCCCCGGAAGATGCCGTTACCCGAACTAGTGGCACATCGTTTCGATCCGTCCGCAGGCTTCGACATCGAGGACGTTGCGATGCTGGCCGTCGCAAACAACCCGGATCTGAAGCTTGCGCGCGATGATCTCGGCATTGCGCAGGCACAGGCATTTTCTGCAGGTCTCCTACCAGATCCACAGGTATCGGTTTCGAGCGACTTTCCGGGTGCCGCGGGCCTTGAGCGCGCGTTCAACTACGGACTGAGCATGGACGTGATGGCGATCATCTCGCGAAGTGCCAACCAGAGGTCCGCCGACGCGACTGTGCGAAAGACGGACCTTGGACTGCTGTGGCAGGAATGGCAAATCGTCGCTCAAGCCAAGCAGCTTTATACAAAGACGCGTTATGAAGACGCCGTACTGCCGCTGCTGAAGCAGGCGCTCGATCTCGACCAGACGCGCTACACCCGGCTCGAGCATGCCCGGCAGGCCGGGAACACGACCGATGACGTCGTGAGTGTCGCATTGACGGCATACAGCGACGCGCGCCGGCAATATGACGACATGGTCCGTGCCCGCGCGCAGACGCATCATGACTTCAACCTGTTGCTGGGGATTGCACCCGACGTCGAGCTGAAGCTCGTCGGTTCGAGCAGGACGAAACCGCTGGCGAACGCGTCGCTCGAAGCCGAATTGGCAGCGTTGCCTAAGCGACGCCCTGACTTGATTGCGCTGCAGGCAGGCTACGAAGCGCAGGAGCAGAAATACCGTGCCGCGATCCTCAACCAGTTTCCGAGCCTGACGGTCGGATTCGATCGTGCACGTGACACGTCCGGCATCTATACGACCGGTTTCCAGATCGCATTGAGCCTGCCGATCTTCAACCGCAACCGCGGCAATATCGCGATCGAACAGGCGACTCGTCAGCGTCTCGGCGACGAATATCGGGTCCGGCTGAATGCTGCGTACGCGGACATTGCGCACCTGCGCAACGATTCGCGCCTCGCGAGCGCGCAACTCGCGCAGGACGAGGCAGCACTGCCGGCGCTCATGCAAGCAGCCGGGCGCGCACGGAACGCGTTCGCGGCACACGATATCGCGATGGGGCAGTACGTCGATGCGCAGCTCGCCGCGCTGACGAGGCAGATTGATGCGGAAACCCAACGCGATGCGCTTGCCGAACAGCGTATCGGGCTGCAAGCGCTACTCGGCAGTGCGATCCCGGACGCATTCTCCACCGACTCCACTCAGCGTTGATCTCATGTCACCCGCTCCCGACTTTCCCTTATCCCGCCGTATAGCCACCGTGTCCGTCGCGCTTGCCGTGCTGGCGCCGTGTGCGGGGCCCGTGCGGGCCGACGAACCTGTGACCGCATCGGTCGATACCGTAGCAGTACACCGAGAACCGATTTCTCAGCAGGTTCGGGCATACGGCATCGTCGCGGCATCGTCGTCGAGCGTCACTTCGATCAACCTGCCTTATGCCGCGCGCATTCGAAAGGTGCTTGTGCTGCCCGGCCAGACGGTAGCCCGCAGCGCGGCGCTCGTCGTGGTAGAAGCCGACCCCGCTGCGGTACTGGCAGCATCGCAGGCCACCAGCGCGCTGACCCTTGCGCAGGGCGAACTCGAGCGTACGCGCTCGCTGTTCGACGCCGGTCTTGCAACGCAATCGCAGCTTGCCGCGGCGCGGAAGGCGCTGAATGACGCACAGCAGCGACTGGCAGCCCAGCATCAAATGGGGGTGCATGCCGGAAACGTGACGATCGCCGCGCCGTTTGCAGGCGTCGTGTCGCAGTTGACCGCACTCCCGGGCGATCAGATCCAGGCCGGCGCAACGATCGCGCAGATCGCGGCGGTCGCGAATGCGTCGAGTTGGCAAGCGAACGTGACGCTCGGTGTCGACCCGTCGGCCGCGGCGTCGATTCACGTGGGAGATTCCGTCGTGCTGAATGGGCTGTCGACCGCGCTTGAGCACGCTCATCCTGCGGGGCGAGTCGTCGTGGCGGGCGCGGCAATCGATCCGCAAAGCCAGCTCGTGAACGTCGGTGCCAACATACCGCTTGGCGGTACCGCGTTTATCCTGGGTACACGTGTGAGCGCCGATATTGCGACGCAGACCGGAACCTGGTGGGTGGTGCCGCGCGCCGCAGTGCTGAGCGACAGGAAGGGGACCTATGTGTTCCAGGTGACGCCGAAGCACACTGCGCAGCGCGTCGACGTCGTGGTGCGCGTGGAAAGCGGCAATCGCTATGGCGTTGACGGACCGCTTGACGCGGCGGAACCGCTGGTTGTCACCGGCAACTACGAGTTGCGGAACGGGATGGCAGTGCGAATGGCCGGAGGCGCGCGCCAATGAATTTCGGGCAATGGATGCAGATGCATCGACGATCGCTGCTGTTTGTCGTGGCGCTGCTTGCAGTCGCGGGCGCGCTGACGGCCTTTCGGTTACCGATCTCGTTGTTTCCGAACGTGTCGTTCCCGCGCGCGGTCGTTTCGCTCGATGCGGGTGACCGGCCGGCCGAACAGATGGCGACGCTTGTCACGATGCCGGTCGAAGAAGCGCTGCGGCGCGTGCCCAGCGTGCGCGACGTCGAGTCGAAGACCAGCCGGGGATCGGCCGAGATCTCGCTTAACTTCGACTGGGGCACAGACATGGCGCAGGCGACGCTGCAGGCGCAGTCCGCAATTTCCGAAATCCTGCCGTCGTTACCGCCCGGCACGAAGATGCAGGTGAGGCGGATGGATCCCACCGTGTTTCCGGTGCTTGCCTATAGCCTCACGTCGTCGCAGCAATCGCTTGCGCAACTTCGCGATCTCGCGCAGTTCCAGTTGCGCCCGCTGCTGTCGTCGGTCGACGGCGTCGCGCGCGTCGAAGTGACCGGGGGGGCGCAGGACGAGTTGCAAGTCGCCATCGATCCCGCCCGGCTCGCGGCGTACAAGCTGTCGGTCGAGGACGTATCAAAGGCGATCGGTGCGGGCAACGTGCTGATAGCGACCGGACGGATCGAGGACCACTACAAGCTGTACCTGGTCGTCGCAGATACCACGATTACGTCGCTCGATACGCTTCGCAACGCAGTCGTGTCGTCTGCGGGCGGCAATCAGGTACGCGTCGGCGACATCGCGACCGTGTCGCGCGGCACGGCTCCGCAATGGATACGCGTCACGGCGGACGGGCAGGACGCAGTCCTGGTCAATGTATTCCAGCAGCCGGGGGCGAATAGCGTCGCGATGGCCAAGGCGATCCGCGCGAAGTTGGCCGCTTTCGAGAAACAAATGCCACCGGGCGTGCACCTGGCGTACTGGTATGACCAGAGTCAGCTCGTGATCGCGTCAGCATCGAGCGTGCGCGACGCGATTCTGATCGGCGTGGTCTTGGCTGCATTCACGCTTTTCGTGTTCCTGCGCAACTGGAAAATCACCGCGATTGCCGTTGCGCTGGTGCCGGTCGTGATGAGCGCGACGATCCTGCTGCTCGATGTGTTCGGAATGGGTTTCAACATCATGACGCTCGGCGGGATGGCCGCGGCGGTCGGACTCGTGATCGATGATGCGATCGTGATGATCGAGCACATCGCGAGGCGCATGCGCGAGGCTGGCGCCCATGCATTCCACGGCCGCGTGATGAGCGCGGCCCTCGAATTCACGCGTCCGCTTGCGGGATCGTCGGCCGCGACGCTGATCATCTTTGTGCCTCTCGCGTTCCTGTCTGGCGTGACGGGCGCATTTTTCAAGGCGCTGTCGATCACCATGGCGAGCGCGCTGTTCATTTCGTTCGTCGTGAGCTGGCTTGCCATCCCGATCCTGTGCGATCACTGGCTGACGCCCGCCGATGCGGAGGAGCATCGCGAGTCGCGTCTGTCGCACTGGATGAACACCCGCTATGCGGCCCTGATCGAACGAGTGAGCGGCAGGCCGTTGCTTGCCCTGGCAGGTGTGGTGCCGCTTCTGATCGTGGCCGCGCTGGCGTTTACGCGTGTCGGCAGCGGGTTCATGCCGTCGATGGACGAGGGCGGGTTCGTGCTCGACTATCACACGGCGCCCGGGACATCCATCACCGAAACGGATCGTCTGATGCGTGAAATCGAGACGATCATTCGTGAGAACCCGAACGTCGCGACGTATTCCCGGCGCACCGGCGCGGGCCTTGGCGGCGACCTCAACGAACCCAACAGGGGCGACTTCTTCGTGCGCCTGAAATCGGGGTCCCGCGAGCCGATCGACACGGTGATGGAGGAGATCCGGTCGAAAATCGAAACGAACGTTCCGGGCGTGAGTATCGAACTCGCCCAACTGATGGAGGACCTGATAGGTGACCTGACTGCGGTGCCGCAACCGGTGCAGATCAAGATCTATTCGGATGATCCTCACGTGCTGGATTCGACAGCAAGGCGGGTCGCGGCGCGGATCGGAAAAATTCAAGGCATCGTCGACGTCGACGACGGCATCAATCCGGCGGGTGATGCACTCGACCTTCACATCCGGCCCGATGCGGCAGCGGCGGAAGGCATGGATCCGCAGGCGATCGCGCAGCAAGTGTCGGATCTGCTCGAGGGTAACGTCGCCACGCAATTCCAGCAGGGACCCAAGACGGTCGGGGTGCGCGTGTGGGTCGCGAATGCGATGCGCACGAATGGCACGGGGCTCGGAGAACTGCAGATCCGCGCGCCGGATGGGCACCTGTTCCCGCTCGACCGAGTGACCGATCTCGTCACGGTTAGCGGTCAGCCGGAGATCAGCCGAGACAACCTGAAGCGAATGGTAGCCGTCACCGCACGAATCGACGGACGCGACCTGGGCTCGACGATCGCGGACGTGCAACATGCGCTCGGCGAGGCGGATCTGTTGCCGCCCGGCGTGTATTACGAGCTCGGCGGGCTGTATCAGCAACAACAGATCGCATTCCGCGGACTGCTTGCCGTGTTTGGCGCCGCCGTGGCGCTAGTTTTCGGCCTGCTGCTGTTCCTCTACGAACGGTTCCGCGTCGCGCTCGCCGTGATGGCGATGCCGCTGTGCGCGACCGGCGCGGTTTTCATCGGTCTGTGGGTAACGGGTATCGAACTGAACATCTCGGCGATGATGGGGATGACGATGATCGTCGGTATCGTGACCGAAGTCGCGATCTTCTATGTTTCCGAGTTCCAGGCGCTCGTGCGCGATGAAGGAATGGCGCCCGATGTCGCGCTGCTCGCCGCCGGCCGCAACCGGTTGCGGCCGATCGCGATGACGACGATCGCCGCGATCCTGGCATTGCTGCCGCTTGCGTTCGCGCTCGGTCAGGGTTCGGCGATGCAGCAACCGCTGGCGGTGGCGATCATATCGGGGCTGATCGTACAGCTTCCGTTGGTTTTGCTGGTGCTGCCGGTTCTGTTGCGTGTGCTGGTTGCGGGATCCGGGTCGGCAGGACTGTCGGACCATTGAGCCGGTTTCCGAGGCTGGCGACGCGGGAGCCCACGCCAGTGCGGATGCAAGGTTAACTGCATAGAATTTCAGCCGCCCCATGCGCGTGCTACCGTATAGCAGTGGCACGAGCGGGCGTACCGGTGCGCAAAGACGGGCGCGCACCAGACTCCCGACGCCATGTCGCTCGACGAACTGCTCGCGGCGGACTCAACTGTCGTGATGACCGCTCGCCTCGATCCACGGCCTGATGTCGGCGTGATAGCGCCGGCCCAGTTCGTAGGCCAGCCCAACGCCCAGGATGGCTCCCAGTACCACGGATGCCAGCGTCAGCCAGCCATTGAGCACGCCGGCACCGACGAGAGCACCCGCAAAAAACACGAGAACACGCGCCAGCCTCGTCGCGATCGCGCCGACGGAGGCAATTGCCTCGGCGCACGCGACGGCAAGCAACACAGTGAGAACGGCATAGGGGTGGTGCTTGATCGCCATGAGCCAGGTCTGCACGAAACGTCCCTCCTTACCGGCGCATGCCATGTGGGTTGCGGGTGGTCTGCGCCCGGCCCCGGTTTGCCTCGCCTTGTTGCACGCTTGCGGTCACCAAAGCTGTGCCCCGGTCGGGAAATTCCGGTATCGCTGGCTGCCCGTCACTGGCTGCCTCCCGCTTCCCCCTGTGCCGACGATGGCCCGGGTCCAGCCCGTTCGTCACGCCCGAAACGCCCGTAACGCAGTGCCAGGGTTGGCAGCACGATCAGGTTCAGGGCGGTCGAGGTGAGCAGGCCGCCGAGAATGACGATCGCCATTGGCCCCTCGATTTCGTTGCCCGATGCACCGCTTGTCACGGCGAGCGGCAGCAAGGCGAGCGCGGTGACGAGCGCGGTCATTAGGATCGGCACCAGCCGTTCCGACGCACCGCGCACCGCCGTGTTCATGTCCCACGCGAGGCGGTCGATGTGCACGAGGCGCTCGTAGTGGCTGATCAGCATGATCGAATTGCGCAGCGATATGCCGAGCAGTGTGACGAAGCCCACCATGCTGCCGAGCGACAGGTTCGCACCGGTTAGCACCACGCTCAATACCCCGCCCACGAGTGCGAAGGGCAGATTGATCATGACCAGCAGCACGCCGCGACGGCTCTTCATTGCAAGGAACAGCAACAGCGCGATACCGACCAGCGCAATCCCGCCGTACGCGATCAGGTCGCGTTGCGACTGCGCGCGCGCTTCGCTCTCACCGCTGAAGACGGCATACGTGCCCGGCGGCATTTTGATCTCACGATTCACACGCCCCTGGGCTTCATTCACGAAGTCGCTGACTGGCCGATTGCCGAGATTGACCGATACTGTCTGCACGCGCTGGCCACCGTCATGGGTGATCTGATAGCGGCCAGCGACCTGACGAATCGTCGCGAGCGTGGAAAGCGGCACGGCAAAACCGTCGGCATTGCGCACCGCAAGCTTGCCGATGTTGCCGACGGTCTGACGCTGGGCCGGGTCAAGCACGACCGCGACGTCATAAGTACGGCTGCCCTCGTAGATTTGCGCTACGGTGACGCCGGCGTAGGCGGCCTGGATCGCATCGAGCACCTCGACGGGCCGGAAGCCCCAGCGGCTCAGTGCGTCGGGATTCAGCGTCACGTCCAGTTCCGGAATGCCTGGTGGCGAATCCACCTTCACGCTGGCAACGCCGTGGATCGTGCCGATCAACTGGGCGATCTGCTGCGCTGTGCGATCGATGACGTCCAGATTGTTGCCGAACACCTTCACGACCACCGGGGCTGTGGCGCCCGAAATGGTTTCGTCGATGCGCTCCTCGAGAAAGGTGTTGACCGAGGTGGATAGGCCCGGAAAGCGTGACAGCGCCTGGCGGATCCGGTAGAGCGCCCAGCTCTGGCCCGATGCGCCCATCGGCTTGAGGTCAACCTCGAACTCGGAGAGCTGCACGCCGGTCGGATCGACCACACCGTTGGCGCGGCCGGCACGTTGCGCCACGAGACGCACGCCCGGCACCTGCATCAGCGCGTTCGAGACCTGCGTGCCGATGCGTATGGATTCGGCAAGCGACGTGCCCGGCGCGAGCCCCATGTGAACGGTGTAATGGCCTTCGCGCAGTTGCGGAATAAAACTCCCGCTCATGAAAGGCAGCGACGCGAGCGCGGCGGCGCACAAGACCGCGCCGATCACCATGATTACCTTCACATGCTGCTCGACTTTCGTCAGCATGGCGATGTAGCGTGTCTTCAGGCGCCCGATCAGGCGCGGCTCCCGCTCGGGCAAGGGTCCCTTCGCCAGCAGCGCGAGCGCCATCGCCGGTGTGAGCGTCAGGGCGACGCCCAGCGACGCCAGCACCGCGAGAATGTAGGCGATGCCGAGCGGTGCGAAGAGCCGTCCGCCGATACCCGTGAGCGTGAGCACGGGCAGAAAGATCAGCATCACGATGAAGGTG contains:
- a CDS encoding ATP-binding protein, producing the protein MKSLRRRLLLWLVPATLLIGVIASATTYWGALTEIDELLSDQLKAVARHVNVDANGRLSLTGVRQSDDTSLSGQQSHGVLLEIWRGSGVLFSTDPDSLLPPPQGPGLADVASRGQLWHTYVYRSGDTLIRVAQVQRARWEAVAEIAMHLLWPVLSLLPVLALFLWFGIGYGLHPLREIASTLRRRDADNMQSIDTATMPGEVVPLADAINDLLRRLDQSFSIQRRFIADAAHELRTPIMGLGIQAELLPLVRDEQERDAIVTQIRIGTSRLAHLAEQLLTLARLAPQAPEALSERIDIAAIALSVVSDRERVAQAHHVDLGLVAPRAVIVRGSQEELRILLNNLVDNAIRYAGAGACIDVVVEKDGDRPVLEVRDTGPGIPDNELTRVWERFYRGAGQPASGTGLGLSIVQSIAEHHQAELHLTNREDTRGLSVRVVFPHRAS
- a CDS encoding response regulator; its protein translation is MRVLVVEDDALIGNGLLRGLRHSGFAVDWVRDGEAASTALRSTQYGLILLDLGLPGEDGSSVLARLRQRNDPTPVIIVTARDAIGDRVAGLDAGADDYLVKPFALEELLARIRVVFRRQTGSPQTVFQSGTLRLDPAQHRVWLRAEEVPLTAREFAILEELIRRPKGIVKREQLEECLYGWNEEVESNTVQVHIHHLRQKLGTDVIVTVRGIGYRIGAPG
- a CDS encoding DUF4148 domain-containing protein; the protein is MNVKLKLLAVSLAALPPMMSFAQSGNVPLTRAQVRAQLIQIEKAGYFPSRKDPSYPDLLQASERRISPEQTGSGVGSEPANQAASGRHVWKNDQSQLYRHH
- a CDS encoding PepSY domain-containing protein, which produces MSIVHAPVTLAHAATAAELHVHGKAARAEYENSRQGWVYDVEVAGDGKAYDVRVDANKGTVLASAVDSADRDDHDTLD
- a CDS encoding TolC family protein; translated protein: MVDYTLSSRWKSASLCVALCGFITGCTTYHAKPLFRASTALSQHDLDRFEIDPRKMPLPELVAHRFDPSAGFDIEDVAMLAVANNPDLKLARDDLGIAQAQAFSAGLLPDPQVSVSSDFPGAAGLERAFNYGLSMDVMAIISRSANQRSADATVRKTDLGLLWQEWQIVAQAKQLYTKTRYEDAVLPLLKQALDLDQTRYTRLEHARQAGNTTDDVVSVALTAYSDARRQYDDMVRARAQTHHDFNLLLGIAPDVELKLVGSSRTKPLANASLEAELAALPKRRPDLIALQAGYEAQEQKYRAAILNQFPSLTVGFDRARDTSGIYTTGFQIALSLPIFNRNRGNIAIEQATRQRLGDEYRVRLNAAYADIAHLRNDSRLASAQLAQDEAALPALMQAAGRARNAFAAHDIAMGQYVDAQLAALTRQIDAETQRDALAEQRIGLQALLGSAIPDAFSTDSTQR
- a CDS encoding efflux RND transporter periplasmic adaptor subunit, translating into MSVALAVLAPCAGPVRADEPVTASVDTVAVHREPISQQVRAYGIVAASSSSVTSINLPYAARIRKVLVLPGQTVARSAALVVVEADPAAVLAASQATSALTLAQGELERTRSLFDAGLATQSQLAAARKALNDAQQRLAAQHQMGVHAGNVTIAAPFAGVVSQLTALPGDQIQAGATIAQIAAVANASSWQANVTLGVDPSAAASIHVGDSVVLNGLSTALEHAHPAGRVVVAGAAIDPQSQLVNVGANIPLGGTAFILGTRVSADIATQTGTWWVVPRAAVLSDRKGTYVFQVTPKHTAQRVDVVVRVESGNRYGVDGPLDAAEPLVVTGNYELRNGMAVRMAGGARQ
- a CDS encoding efflux RND transporter permease subunit, translating into MNFGQWMQMHRRSLLFVVALLAVAGALTAFRLPISLFPNVSFPRAVVSLDAGDRPAEQMATLVTMPVEEALRRVPSVRDVESKTSRGSAEISLNFDWGTDMAQATLQAQSAISEILPSLPPGTKMQVRRMDPTVFPVLAYSLTSSQQSLAQLRDLAQFQLRPLLSSVDGVARVEVTGGAQDELQVAIDPARLAAYKLSVEDVSKAIGAGNVLIATGRIEDHYKLYLVVADTTITSLDTLRNAVVSSAGGNQVRVGDIATVSRGTAPQWIRVTADGQDAVLVNVFQQPGANSVAMAKAIRAKLAAFEKQMPPGVHLAYWYDQSQLVIASASSVRDAILIGVVLAAFTLFVFLRNWKITAIAVALVPVVMSATILLLDVFGMGFNIMTLGGMAAAVGLVIDDAIVMIEHIARRMREAGAHAFHGRVMSAALEFTRPLAGSSAATLIIFVPLAFLSGVTGAFFKALSITMASALFISFVVSWLAIPILCDHWLTPADAEEHRESRLSHWMNTRYAALIERVSGRPLLALAGVVPLLIVAALAFTRVGSGFMPSMDEGGFVLDYHTAPGTSITETDRLMREIETIIRENPNVATYSRRTGAGLGGDLNEPNRGDFFVRLKSGSREPIDTVMEEIRSKIETNVPGVSIELAQLMEDLIGDLTAVPQPVQIKIYSDDPHVLDSTARRVAARIGKIQGIVDVDDGINPAGDALDLHIRPDAAAAEGMDPQAIAQQVSDLLEGNVATQFQQGPKTVGVRVWVANAMRTNGTGLGELQIRAPDGHLFPLDRVTDLVTVSGQPEISRDNLKRMVAVTARIDGRDLGSTIADVQHALGEADLLPPGVYYELGGLYQQQQIAFRGLLAVFGAAVALVFGLLLFLYERFRVALAVMAMPLCATGAVFIGLWVTGIELNISAMMGMTMIVGIVTEVAIFYVSEFQALVRDEGMAPDVALLAAGRNRLRPIAMTTIAAILALLPLAFALGQGSAMQQPLAVAIISGLIVQLPLVLLVLPVLLRVLVAGSGSAGLSDH